In one window of Cohaesibacter gelatinilyticus DNA:
- a CDS encoding Ldh family oxidoreductase, with translation MDHMERIGLVEAKALVASALMAQGISGEHAASVALALISAEAEGQTGHGFSRLEDYAAQARSGKVNAKAYITCRNTSQTALLINADFGFAYPALDVAIARGADVAHSYGSATMSITNSHHCGALSVQVEKLARKGLVGLMVANAPAAIAPWGSSTPVFGTNPIAFAAPRRDAAPLVIDLSLSRVARGKVMHARKTGQSIPSDWALDREGNPTTDPEAALSGSMLPAGDAKGTVLALMVEILASVFTGANSSAEVSSFFTQDGPPPGSGQFLLAIRPHDMDAFADRMEAVLQVIANLEGARLPGTRRADAIRQAEENGILVPRQYVELAQELASRHA, from the coding sequence ATGGACCATATGGAACGCATAGGACTGGTTGAAGCAAAGGCGCTTGTTGCCTCTGCATTGATGGCCCAAGGCATATCTGGAGAGCATGCGGCCTCTGTTGCGCTGGCGCTGATCTCGGCTGAAGCCGAGGGACAGACCGGGCATGGTTTCTCCCGACTGGAAGATTATGCAGCGCAAGCGCGTTCGGGCAAGGTCAATGCCAAAGCGTACATCACGTGCCGCAATACCAGCCAGACCGCGTTGTTGATCAATGCGGATTTCGGCTTTGCCTATCCTGCCCTTGATGTGGCGATTGCACGTGGGGCGGATGTGGCGCATTCCTATGGATCCGCCACCATGTCCATTACCAATTCTCACCATTGTGGTGCGCTATCGGTGCAGGTGGAAAAGCTGGCGAGGAAAGGCCTTGTCGGATTGATGGTTGCCAATGCGCCAGCAGCGATTGCGCCATGGGGTTCCTCTACCCCTGTTTTTGGAACAAACCCGATCGCCTTTGCCGCTCCAAGGCGAGATGCTGCGCCTCTGGTGATCGATCTTTCGCTCTCTCGTGTGGCGCGTGGCAAGGTCATGCATGCGCGAAAAACCGGGCAATCCATTCCTTCCGACTGGGCGCTTGATCGGGAGGGAAATCCCACAACCGACCCTGAAGCTGCCTTGTCAGGATCGATGCTGCCAGCGGGTGATGCCAAGGGAACCGTGCTGGCCTTGATGGTCGAAATTCTTGCATCGGTTTTTACCGGTGCCAATTCCAGTGCAGAGGTTTCATCCTTCTTCACTCAGGATGGACCACCACCGGGATCGGGGCAATTTCTTCTGGCGATCCGTCCTCATGATATGGATGCCTTTGCTGATCGGATGGAAGCTGTCTTGCAGGTCATTGCCAATCTTGAAGGGGCTCGCCTGCCGGGCACCCGGCGAGCTGATGCAATCAGGCAGGCCGAGGAGAACGGTATCCTTGTTCCTCGGCAATATGTTGAGTTGGCACAAGAACTGGCCAGCCGTCATGCCTAA
- a CDS encoding UxaA family hydrolase — MASKYSNITFQGFRRENGRVGVRNHVLILPVDDISNAACEAVANNVKGTLAIPHAYGRLQFGEDLDLHFRTIIGTGANPNVHSVVVIGIEPGWTKRIADGIRKTGKEVAEFSIEQNGDFETIRRASWAAKDFVHKATEVQREECSINELWVSTKCGESDTTTGLGSCPTVGNMYDKLLPEGITGFFGETSEITGAEHICQKRAINEEVGERWYKMWKAYQDDVIFAHQTDDLSDSQPTKGNIEGGLTTIEEKALGNLEKIGRTSQFIDILEPAEQPESGNGLYFMDSSSAAAECVTLMAAGGAVIHTFPTGQGNVVGNPIVPVIKITANPRTVRTMSEHVDVDVSGILRREQTIDEAGDALIEMIRRTANGRNTAAEALGHREFSMTKLYRSA, encoded by the coding sequence ATGGCATCGAAATATTCCAATATCACTTTTCAAGGCTTCCGGCGCGAAAATGGTCGTGTGGGCGTGCGCAACCACGTTCTGATCCTGCCGGTTGACGATATCTCCAACGCCGCATGTGAAGCGGTTGCCAATAATGTCAAAGGCACATTGGCAATTCCTCATGCCTATGGCCGTCTGCAATTTGGTGAAGATCTGGATTTGCATTTCCGTACCATCATCGGTACCGGTGCGAACCCGAATGTTCATTCGGTTGTGGTCATCGGTATCGAGCCGGGTTGGACCAAGCGTATTGCTGATGGCATTCGCAAAACCGGCAAGGAAGTGGCCGAATTCTCAATCGAACAGAATGGTGATTTCGAAACCATTCGTCGTGCTTCCTGGGCGGCAAAAGACTTCGTGCACAAAGCGACCGAAGTGCAGCGCGAAGAATGCTCGATCAATGAGCTTTGGGTCTCTACCAAATGTGGTGAAAGCGACACCACCACCGGTCTGGGGTCCTGCCCGACTGTCGGCAATATGTATGACAAGCTGCTGCCGGAAGGCATTACCGGTTTCTTCGGCGAAACTTCCGAGATCACCGGGGCCGAGCATATCTGTCAGAAGCGTGCAATCAACGAAGAGGTTGGCGAGCGCTGGTACAAGATGTGGAAGGCCTATCAGGATGATGTGATTTTTGCGCACCAGACTGATGATCTGTCAGACAGCCAGCCCACGAAAGGCAATATCGAAGGCGGTTTGACCACCATCGAAGAGAAGGCCCTCGGTAATCTGGAGAAAATCGGTCGGACCTCACAATTCATCGATATTCTCGAGCCAGCCGAACAGCCTGAATCTGGCAATGGTCTGTATTTCATGGACAGCTCTTCTGCTGCTGCTGAATGCGTCACCCTGATGGCAGCTGGTGGAGCCGTGATCCATACCTTCCCAACCGGGCAGGGCAATGTGGTGGGTAACCCGATTGTTCCGGTGATCAAGATCACGGCCAATCCACGTACGGTGCGGACCATGAGCGAGCATGTGGATGTGGACGTGTCCGGCATTCTGCGTCGTGAGCAGACAATCGATGAAGCAGGTGATGCCCTGATTGAAATGATCCGTCGCACCGCCAATGGCCGCAACACCGCCGCTGAGGCTCTGGGCCATCGTGAATTCTCCATGACCAAGCTCTATCGCAGTGCTTGA
- a CDS encoding UxaA family hydrolase: MAEIPHLLVHEHADNVGVVVVEGLTAGTDMLVCVTHDNSTFRLTSGADVPIGHKIALKDFSEGDTAIKYGEDIGKIIADIPKGAHVHVHNCKTKRW, encoded by the coding sequence ATGGCTGAAATCCCCCACCTTTTGGTACACGAGCACGCGGACAATGTCGGCGTAGTCGTGGTAGAGGGTCTGACCGCCGGCACCGACATGCTGGTCTGTGTCACACATGACAATTCGACTTTCCGTCTCACGTCTGGCGCTGATGTTCCCATCGGACACAAGATTGCGCTGAAAGATTTCAGCGAAGGCGATACTGCCATCAAATATGGCGAAGACATCGGAAAAATCATCGCTGACATTCCCAAGGGCGCGCATGTTCACGTCCATAATTGCAAAACCAAGCGCTGGTAA
- a CDS encoding alcohol dehydrogenase catalytic domain-containing protein: MKALVYTGVETLAYRDVPNPSPDVGEVLIRVESSGICGSDMHAYLGHDDRRPAPLILGHEAAGVIIGGPRDGERVTINPLVTCGTCPACVAGRDNLCSTRQIISMPPREGAFADFVTMPETNLVSVPDAVSLDKAALAEPLAVSWHAARLGLEALHPWADRRAVVIGGGAIGLAAALALKAMEIDDIVVIEPNDVRRAYLNDHCGVEAKAEAEGLFAVVVDAVGYAATRAMASQLASPGGVIVHIGLGEDVGGLDIRRMTLQEISFIGTYTYTAKDFRDTAQAMFDGRLGALDWTEIRPLSDGNTAFRDIRAGLIPNPKIILKPAIQGD; this comes from the coding sequence ATGAAAGCACTTGTCTATACAGGCGTTGAGACGCTCGCCTATCGTGATGTGCCAAATCCGTCTCCTGATGTGGGCGAAGTTCTCATTCGGGTGGAGAGCAGCGGCATTTGCGGATCGGATATGCACGCCTATCTGGGCCATGATGACCGCCGTCCTGCGCCGTTGATTCTGGGGCATGAAGCCGCTGGCGTCATCATCGGCGGTCCACGGGATGGGGAGCGGGTTACAATCAACCCGTTGGTCACCTGCGGCACTTGCCCGGCATGTGTTGCCGGACGAGACAATTTATGCTCGACTCGACAGATCATCTCGATGCCACCGCGTGAAGGGGCATTTGCAGACTTTGTTACCATGCCCGAGACCAATCTGGTCAGTGTTCCCGATGCGGTTTCTTTGGACAAGGCTGCGCTTGCGGAGCCGCTCGCCGTGAGTTGGCATGCTGCGCGACTGGGGCTGGAAGCTTTGCACCCCTGGGCGGATCGTCGTGCGGTTGTCATTGGTGGTGGTGCCATCGGACTGGCGGCGGCTCTTGCACTCAAGGCGATGGAAATTGACGACATTGTGGTCATCGAGCCCAACGATGTACGCAGGGCTTATCTGAATGATCATTGTGGCGTTGAGGCCAAAGCAGAAGCCGAAGGTTTATTCGCGGTGGTCGTTGATGCCGTCGGATATGCGGCAACCCGCGCCATGGCCTCACAACTGGCGAGCCCCGGTGGCGTCATTGTTCATATCGGGCTGGGGGAAGATGTCGGAGGATTGGATATCCGGCGGATGACCCTGCAAGAGATCAGTTTTATCGGAACCTACACTTACACTGCAAAGGACTTCCGCGACACCGCACAAGCGATGTTTGACGGACGTCTTGGTGCACTCGATTGGACGGAAATTCGACCCTTGTCCGATGGAAACACCGCTTTCCGCGATATTCGGGCCGGACTGATACCGAATCCAAAAATCATCTTGAAACCTGCCATCCAAGGAGACTGA